The Panthera uncia isolate 11264 chromosome C2, Puncia_PCG_1.0, whole genome shotgun sequence genome contains a region encoding:
- the POLR2H gene encoding DNA-directed RNA polymerases I, II, and III subunit RPABC3 isoform X1 — translation MAGILFEDIFDVKDIDPEGKKFDRVSRLHCESESFKMDLILDVNIQIYPVDLGDKFRLVIASTLYEDGTLDDGEYNPTDDRPSRADQFEYVMYGKVYRIEGDETSTEAATRLSAYVSYGGLLMRLQGDANNLHGFEVDSRVYLLMKKLAF, via the exons ATGGCGGGCATCCTGTTTGAGGATATTTTTGATGTGAAAGACATTGACCCGGAGGGCAAGAAGTTTGACCGAG TGTCTCGACTACATTGTGAGAGCGAATCTTTCAAGATGGACCTAATCTTAGATGTAAACATCCAGATTTACCCTGTAGACTTGG GTGACAAGTTCCGGTTGGTCATAGCCAGTACCTTATATGAAGATGGTACCCTGGATGATGGTGAATACAACCCCACAGATGATAGGCCTTCCAG GGCTGACCAATTTGAGTATGTAATGTATGGGAAAGTATACAGGATTGAGGGAGACGAAACTTCTACTGAGGCAGCAACGCGTCT CTCTGCCTACGTGTCGTATGGGGGCCTGCTCATGAGGCTGCAGGGTGATGCCAACAACCTGCACGGATTTGAAGTGGACTCCAGAGTTTATCTGCTGATGAAGAAACTGGCCTTCTGA
- the CHRD gene encoding chordin, translated as MPSLPAPPAPLLLLGLLLLGCRPAHGAGPEPPALPIRSEKEPLPIRGAAGCSFGGKVYALDETWHPDLGEPFGVMRCVLCACEAPQWGRRSRGPGRVSCKNIKPECPTLACVQPRQLPGHCCQTCPQERSGPERQPTGLAFEYPRDPEHRSYSDRGEPGSEDRTRGDGHTDFVALLTGPRSQAVARARVSLLRSSLRFSISYRQLDRPTRIRFSDSTGSVLFEHPAAPSQDGLVCGVWRAVPRLSLRLLRAEQLHVALVTPTNPSGEVWGPLIRHRALAAETFSAILTLEGPPQPGTGGITLLTLSDTEDSLHFLLLFRGLLEPRSGGPSQVPLRLQILHQGQLLRELYANASVQEPGFAEVLPNLTAQEMDWLVQGELTMALERAGGPGLRISGHIAARQSCDVLQSVLCGADALIPVQTGAAGSASLTLLGNGSLIYQVQVVGTGSEVVAMTLETKPQRRNQRTVLCHMAGPQLGGHTAVGVCPGLGARGAHMLLQNELFLNVGTKDFPDGELRGHVAALPYSGHSTRHDTLPVPLAGALVLPPVQSQAAGHAWLSLDTHCHLHYEVLLAGLGGSEQGTVTAHLLGPPGMPGPRRLLKGFYGPEAQGVVKDLEPELLRHLAQGTASLLITTKGSPHGELRGQVHIANQCEVGGLRLAAAGAEGAWAPDSAAAALPALPAVLGQDAPAPAKPGGPGRPRDPNTCFFEGQQRPHGARWAPNYDPLCSLCTCQRRTVICDPVVCPPPSCPSPVQAPDQCCPVCPEKQDVRDLSGLSRSRDPGEGCYFDGDRSWRAAGTRWHPVVPPFGLIKCAVCTCKGGTGEVHCEKVQCPRLACAQPVRANPTDCCKQCPVGSGAHPQLGDPMQADGPRGCRFAGQWFPESQSWHPSVPPFGEMSCITCRCGAGVPHCERDDCSLPLSCGPGKESRCCSHCSPRRSAPETRTVPEPEKEAEGS; from the exons ATGCCGAGCCTCCCGGCCCCGCCGGCCCCGCTGCTGCTCCTCGGGCTGCTTCTGCTCGGCTGCCGGCCGGCCCACGGCGCCGGCCCCGAGCCGCCCGCGCTGCCCATCCGGTCCGAGAAGGAGCCGCTGCCCATTCGGGGAGCGGCAG GCTGCTCCTTCGGCGGGAAGGTCTATGCCTTGGACGAGACGTGGCACCCGGACCTGGGGGAGCCCTTCGGGGTGATGCGCTGCGTGCTGTGCGCCTGTGAGGCG CCTCAGTGGGGTCGCCGCTCAAGGGGCCCGGGCAGGGTCAGCTGCAAGAACATCAAACCTGAGTGCCCAACCCTGGCCTGCGTGCAGCCGCGGCAGTTGCCGGGACACTGCTGCCAGACCTGTCCCCAGG AGCGCAGCGGTCCGGAGAGGCAGCCTACAGGCCTGGCCTTTGAGTATCCGCGGGATCCAGAGCACCGCAGCTACAGCGACCGCGGGGAACCAGGCTCTGAAGATCGGACGCGCGGAGACGGCCACACCG ACTTCGTGGCGCTGCTGACAGGGCCGAGGTCGCAGGCCGTGGCACGGGCCCGAGTGTCTCTGCTGCGCTCTAGCTTGCGTTTCTCCATCTCCTACAGGCA GCTGGACCGCCCTACTCGAATCCGCTTCTCAGACTCCACTGGCAGTGTCCTGTTTGAACACCCTGCGGCCCCCAGTCAAGATGGCCTG GTCTGTGGGGTGTGGCGGGCAGTGCCTCGGTTGTCTCTGCGGCTCCTTAGGGCAGAACAGCTACATGTGGCACTTGTGACACCCACTAACCCTTCAGGGGAGGTCTGGGGGCCTCTCATCCGGCACCGGGCCCTGGCTGCAG AGACCTTCAGTGCCATTCTGACTCTGGAAGGCCCCCCACAGCCTGGCACAGGGGGCATCACCCTACTCACTCTCAGTGACACAGAGGACTCCTTGCATTTTTTGCTGCTCTTCCGTGGGCTGCTGGAACCCAGGAGTGGGG GGCCAAGCCAGGTTCCCTTGCGGCTCCAGATTCTACATCAGGGGCAGCTGCTGCGAGAGCTCTACGCCAATGCCTCGGTCCAG GAGCCAGGCTTTGCCGAAGTGCTGCCCAACCTGACAGCCCAGGAGATGGACTGGCTGGTGCAGGGGGAACTGACAATGGCCCTGGAGAGGGCAGGTGGGCCAGGGCTGCGCATCAGTGGACACATTGCTGCCAGGCAGAGCTGCGATG TCCTGCAAAGCGTCCTTTGCGGGGCCGATGCCCTGATCCCAGTTCAGACGGGTGCAGCCGGCTCAGCCAGCCTTACACTACTAGGAAATGGCTCCCTGATCTACCAG GTACAAGTGGTAGGTACAGGCAGTGAGGTGGTGGCCATGACACTGGAGACCAAGCCTCAGCGGAGGAACCAGCGGACCGTCCTGTGCCACATGGCTGGACCCCAGCTGGGAGGACACACA gCTGTGGGTGTCTGCCCTGGACTGGGTGCCCGAGGGGCTCATATGCTGCTGCAGAATGAGCTGTTCCTGAATGTGGGCACCAAGGACTTCCCAGATGGAGAACTGAGGGGGCATGTGGCTGCCCTGCCCTATAGTGGACACAGCACCCGCCATGACA CACTGCCCGTGCCCCTGGCAGGAGCCCTGGTGTTGCCCCCTGTGCAGAGCCAGGCAGCAGGACATGCCTGGCTCTCGCTGGATACCCACTGTCACCTGCACTATGAAGTGCTGCTGGCTGGGCTTGGTGGCTCAGAACAGGGCACAGTCACTGCCCACCTCCTAGGGCCTCCTGGGATGCCAGGGCCCCGGCGCCTGCTGAAGGGATTCTATGGCCCAGAG GCCCAGGGCGTGGTGAAGGACCTGGAGCCTGAGCTGCTGCGGCACCTGGCTCAGGGCACTGCCTCCCTGCTGATCACCACCAAGGGTAGCCCCCACGGGGAGCTCCGGGGGCAG GTGCACATCGCCAACCAGTGCGAGGTGGGCGGCCTGCGCCTGGCGGCGGCGGGGGCCGAAGGAGCGTGGGCGCCGGACTCAGCGGCCGCCGCACTGCCCGCGCTGCCGGCTGTGCTTGGCCAGGACGCCCCTGCGCCAGCCAAACCCGGCGGCCCCGGGCGGCCGCGAGACCCCAACACCTGCTTCTTTGAGGGACAGCAGCGCCCCCATGGGGCTCGCTGGGCGCCTAACTACGACCCGCTCTGCTCGCTTTGCACCTGTCAG AGACGCACAGTGATTTGTGACCCCGTGGTGTGCCCGCCGCCCAGCTGTCCGAGCCCAGTGCAGGCACCAGACCAGTGCTGTCCTGTGTGCCCCG AGAAGCAAGATGTCAGAGACCTGTCGGGGCTGTCACGGAGCAGAGACCCCGGAGAGG gcTGCTATTTTGATGGTGACCGGAGCTGGCGGGCAGCGGGTACCCGGTGGCACCCTGTCGTGCCCCCCTTTGGCTTAATTAAGTGTGCTGTCTGCACCTGCAAG GGGGGCACTGGAGAGGTGCACTGTGAGAAGGTGCAGTGTCCTCGGCTGGCCTGTGCCCAGCCTGTCCGTGCCAACCCCACTGACTGCTGCAAACAGTGTCCAG TGGGGTCAGGGGCCCACCCCCAGTTGGGGGACCCCATGCAGGCCGATGGGCCCCGGGGCTGCCGTTTTGCAGGGCAGTGGTTCCCAGAGAGCCAGAGCTGGCACCCCTCGGTGCCTCCCTTTGGGGAGATGAGCTGTATCACCTGCAGATGTGGA GCAGGGGTGCCCCACTGTGAGCGGGATGACTGTTCACTGCCACTGTCCTGTGGTCCAGGGAAGGAGAGTCGCTGCTGCTCCCACTGCTCACCCCGGCGAT CAGCCCCAGAGACCAGGACAGTTCCAGAGCCTGAGAAAGAAGCCGAAGGCTCCTAG
- the THPO gene encoding LOW QUALITY PROTEIN: thrombopoietin (The sequence of the model RefSeq protein was modified relative to this genomic sequence to represent the inferred CDS: deleted 8 bases in 5 codons; substituted 1 base at 1 genomic stop codon): MDPSVQILCVVCVGGRWAPLVDHGPGRGSMQCGWEEKASLPGAFASVWXLPSLIGQKWPGQACDLLLWRGCAPTLHVFLPICTPEGCLLCTWVLEPFSTRIDSRPSSSAHLCPTVQEVQEPKPPPWPQEGFRGEAPSREPLQPDSVARMELTELLLVVMLLLTARLNLCLPAPPACDPRLLNKLLRDSHVLHSKLSQCPDVNPLSTPVLLPAVDFSLGEWKTQKEQTKAQDVLGAATLLLEGVMAARGQLGPTCLSSLLGQLSGQVRLLLGALQGLLGTQLPPQGRTTAHKDPNAIFLSFQQLLRGKVRFLLIVVGPTLCAKQALPTTAGPSNTSVFLTLHKLPNRTSGFLETDSHVSARTTGFGLLKRLQGFRAKIPGRLNQTSRYLDQIPGHVNRTHGPLTGTHGLFPGPSPRALGAPDILPGTSDMSSLPPDLWPGYSPSPTHPPTGQYTLFSPSPTSPTPPIQLQPPLPDPSVTPSSASPLLIAPHPHFQNLSQEE, encoded by the exons ATGGATCCCTCTGTTCAAATCCTCTGTGTGGTGTGCGTGGGTGGAAGA TGGGCTCCGCTGGTGGACCATGGTCCAGGCAggggctccatg cagtgcggGTGGGAGGAGAAGGCGTCACTTCCGGGGGCCTTCGCCAGTGTCTGGTAGCTCCCT TCTCTGATTGGGCAGAAGTGGCCTGGGCAGGCGTGTGAC CTACTGCTGTGGAGGGGCTGTGCCCCAACACTACATGTCTTCCTACCCATCTGCACCCCAGAGGGCTGCCTGCTGTGCACCTGGGTCCTGGAGCCCTTCTCCACCCG GATAGATTCCAGACCCTCTTCCTCGGCCCACCTGTGCCCCACAGTGCAAGAAGTGCAAGAGCCCAAGCCGCCTCCATGGCCCCAGGAAGGATTCAGGGGAGAGGCCCCATCCAGGGAGCCACTCCAACCAGACAGCGTGGCCAGAATGGAGCTGACTG AACTGCTCCTCGTGGTCATGCTTCTCCTAACTGCAAGACTGAATCTATGCCTTCCGGCTCCTCCAGCCTGTGACCCCCGTCTCCTAAATAAACTGCTTCGTGATTCCCATGTCCTTCACAGCAAATTG AGCCAGTGCCCAGACGTTAACCCTTTGTCCACACCTGTCCTGCTGCCTGCTGTGGACTTTAGCCTGggagaatggaaaacccagaag GAGCAGACCAAGGCACAGGACGTTCTGGGAGCCGCGACCCTTCTGCTGGAGGGAGTAATGGCAGCACGGGGACAACTGGGACCCACCTGCCTCTCATCCCTCCTGGGACAGCTTTCTGGACAGGTCCGCCTCCTCCTTGGGGCCCTGCAGGGCCTCCTAGGAACCCAG CTTCCTCCACAGGGCAGGACCACAGCTCACAAGGATCCCAATGCCATATTCCTGAGCTTCCAACAACTGCTCCGAGGAAAGGTGCGCTTCCTGCTGATTGTAGTAGGGCCCACTCTCTGTGCCAAGCAGGCCCTGCCCACTACAGCTGGCCCAAGCAATACCTCTGTATTCCTCACACTACACAAGCTCCCAAACAGGACTTCTGGATTTTTGGAGACAGACTCCCATGTCTCAGCCAGAACTACTGGCTTTGGACTTCTGAAGAGGCTGCAGGGATTCAGAGCCAAGATTCCTGGTCGGCTGAACCAAACCTCCAGGTACCTAGACCAAATCCCTGGACACGTGAACAGGACACACGGACCCTTGACTGGAACTCATGGACTCTTTCCTGGACCCTCACCCAGGGCTCTAGGAGCCCCAGACATCCTTCCAGGAACTTCAGACATGAGCTCCCTGCCACCCGACCTCTGGCCTGGATATTCTCCTTCCCCAACCCATCCTCCTACTGGGCAATACACACTCTTCTCTCCTTCACCCACCTCACCCACT CCCCCGATCCAGCTCCAGCCTCCACTTCCTGACCCCTCTGTCACACCCAGCTCTGCCAGTCCTCTTCTAATTGCACCCCACCCTCACTTCCAGAATCTGTCTCAGGAGGAGTAA
- the POLR2H gene encoding DNA-directed RNA polymerases I, II, and III subunit RPABC3 isoform X3, translating into MAGILFEDIFDVKDIDPEGKKFDRVSRLHCESESFKMDLILDVNIQIYPVDLGDKFRLVIASTLYEDGTLDDGEYNPTDDRPSSSAYVSYGGLLMRLQGDANNLHGFEVDSRVYLLMKKLAF; encoded by the exons ATGGCGGGCATCCTGTTTGAGGATATTTTTGATGTGAAAGACATTGACCCGGAGGGCAAGAAGTTTGACCGAG TGTCTCGACTACATTGTGAGAGCGAATCTTTCAAGATGGACCTAATCTTAGATGTAAACATCCAGATTTACCCTGTAGACTTGG GTGACAAGTTCCGGTTGGTCATAGCCAGTACCTTATATGAAGATGGTACCCTGGATGATGGTGAATACAACCCCACAGATGATAGGCCTTCCAG CTCTGCCTACGTGTCGTATGGGGGCCTGCTCATGAGGCTGCAGGGTGATGCCAACAACCTGCACGGATTTGAAGTGGACTCCAGAGTTTATCTGCTGATGAAGAAACTGGCCTTCTGA
- the POLR2H gene encoding DNA-directed RNA polymerases I, II, and III subunit RPABC3 isoform X4, with amino-acid sequence MDLILDVNIQIYPVDLGDKFRLVIASTLYEDGTLDDGEYNPTDDRPSRADQFEYVMYGKVYRIEGDETSTEAATRLSAYVSYGGLLMRLQGDANNLHGFEVDSRVYLLMKKLAF; translated from the exons ATGGACCTAATCTTAGATGTAAACATCCAGATTTACCCTGTAGACTTGG GTGACAAGTTCCGGTTGGTCATAGCCAGTACCTTATATGAAGATGGTACCCTGGATGATGGTGAATACAACCCCACAGATGATAGGCCTTCCAG GGCTGACCAATTTGAGTATGTAATGTATGGGAAAGTATACAGGATTGAGGGAGACGAAACTTCTACTGAGGCAGCAACGCGTCT CTCTGCCTACGTGTCGTATGGGGGCCTGCTCATGAGGCTGCAGGGTGATGCCAACAACCTGCACGGATTTGAAGTGGACTCCAGAGTTTATCTGCTGATGAAGAAACTGGCCTTCTGA
- the POLR2H gene encoding DNA-directed RNA polymerases I, II, and III subunit RPABC3 isoform X2 — protein MSRLHCESESFKMDLILDVNIQIYPVDLGDKFRLVIASTLYEDGTLDDGEYNPTDDRPSRADQFEYVMYGKVYRIEGDETSTEAATRLSAYVSYGGLLMRLQGDANNLHGFEVDSRVYLLMKKLAF, from the exons a TGTCTCGACTACATTGTGAGAGCGAATCTTTCAAGATGGACCTAATCTTAGATGTAAACATCCAGATTTACCCTGTAGACTTGG GTGACAAGTTCCGGTTGGTCATAGCCAGTACCTTATATGAAGATGGTACCCTGGATGATGGTGAATACAACCCCACAGATGATAGGCCTTCCAG GGCTGACCAATTTGAGTATGTAATGTATGGGAAAGTATACAGGATTGAGGGAGACGAAACTTCTACTGAGGCAGCAACGCGTCT CTCTGCCTACGTGTCGTATGGGGGCCTGCTCATGAGGCTGCAGGGTGATGCCAACAACCTGCACGGATTTGAAGTGGACTCCAGAGTTTATCTGCTGATGAAGAAACTGGCCTTCTGA